TCGTTGTGTCGCGTCCGCCGCTGGTGGCCGAGAGCTCGACGAGGCCATCGACCAGCACGTGGAGGAAGTCGGCGTGCTGTCCCGTCTCGAACAGCGTCAGCTGCGGCGGGAAGACCTGCAGGAAGGAGCCGGCAAAGACCCGTTCCCGCTTCGCGTCATCCATTTCGCGAAACAGGGGTAGCCGGGCAATCTCTGGCTTTTCGCCGATTCTCACGAACGCATTCACCTCCCCTCGGTATCAGCCGCTCTTAGCGCGTGAATTGATGATTATCAATTCAACCCTTGATCAAGATTGGGCAGCTATCGGACATGGATCAGGCGCCCGATCGATTGCAGCCGCCGCAGCGTGCCATTTGATCGATGTCAAAGAGAGACGGGCGGAATCCCCGGATGCCATCCCTGCCAACCTTTCAGGTTCAGGGAGCACGTCATGTCACCACGGGAAATCGCCAGCGCAGGAGAACAGAACCGCGCATTGGGGCTTAGCACTTTCGCCTTTACGATCTGCTTTGCCGTCTGGACGATCTTCGCGATCATCGGGATCGAGATCAAGGAAGAGCTGGGGCTCAGCGATACGCAATTCGGCCTGCTGGTCGGCACGCCGATCCTGACCGGGTCGCTCACGCGCCTGTTCCTCGGGGTCTGGACCGACCAATACGGCGGCCGGATAGTCTTCCCGTTGACGATGTTGGCATCGGCGGCTGCCACTTTCCTGCTGTCCTACGCATCCAGCTACTCGGTGATGTTGCTTGCCGCGCTCGGGCTGGGCGTCGCGGGCGGTACCTTCGCCGTCGGTGTGGCCTATGTTTCCAAGTGGTATCCGCAGGAGAAGCAGGGTTCCGCCCTCGGGTTCTTCGGCATGGGCAACGTCGGTGCGGCGCTGACCAAGTTCGTTGCACCCTGGGTGATGGTCGCGCTCGGCTGGCAGGCCGTCGCACAGATCTGGGCCGGGGTCGCCGCGGTCGTGGCCGTGGTGTTCTACCTGTTCGCCAAGGACGACCCGGAATTCGCCGCGCGCAAGATCAGCGGCGCCAAGCCGATGACGCTCAAGCAGCAGCTCGAACCGCTCAAGAACGAGCAGGTTTGGCGCTTCTCGCTCTATTATTTCTTCGTGTTCGGAGCCTTTGTCGCGCTCGCGCTTTGGCTGCCGAAATACATGGTCGGGCTCTACGATCTCGACGTGAAGACCGCCGGCATGCTGGCCGCGGCATTCTCGCTCTCGGCCAGTATCTTCCGCGCCTATGGCGGCATCCTGTCCGACCGCTACGGCGCGCGCAAGGTGATGTACGCCACCTTCGGCGTGTCGCTCGTGCTGCTGTTCATGTTGTCCTACCCGGCGACCGACTACGTCATTCACGGGATCGAGGGCGATATCGTCTTCTCGACCTCGATGAGCCTGGTGCCCTTCGTGATCACGATCTTCGTGCTCGGCTTCTTCATGTCGCTGGGCAAGGCCGCGGTCTACAAGCACATTCCCGTCTATTACCCCGGCCATGTCGGCTCGGTCGGCGGTCTCGTCGGCCTCGTCGGCGGGCTGGGCGGCTTCATCCTGCCGATCGTGTTCGGCGCAGTGAGCGACCTTACCGGCATCTGGACCAGCTGCTTCATGGTGCTGTTCGCGCTGGTCGCGGTCGCGCTCGGCTGGATGCACTTCGCGATCCGCCAGATGGAGCAGAAGGCCGCGGGCATCGACACCCGCTCGCTTCCCGAGTTCCCCGAGATGGCGGAGCTCCACGACGAGACCAAGGACGTGGTGGCAACCCCATCGAAGGTACTCACCGAGTGGGCGCCAGAGGATCCCGGATTCTGGGAAAGCACCGGTGAGCGCATCGCCCGGCGCAACCTCTACATCTCGATCCCCGCGCTGCTGCTCGCTTTCTGCGTGTGGATGGTGTGGTCGGTGGTGGTCGCCAAGCTGCCTTCGATCGGCTTCGACTATACGACCAACCAGCTGTTCTGGCTGGCGGCGCTGCCGGGCCTGTCGGGTGCGACGCTGCGGATATTCTACAGCTTCATGGTGCCGATCTTCGGCGGCCGGCTGTGGACCACGCTGTCGACCGCCTCGCTGCTGATCCCGGCATTCGGCATCGGCTATGCGGTCCAGAATCCCGATACGCCCTACTTCATCTTCCTAGTGCTGGCGCTGCTGTGCGGCCTTGGCGGGGGCAATTTCGCTTCCTCCATGGCGAACATCAGTTTCTTCTTCCCCAAGGCGCAGAAGGGCAACGCGCTGGCGCTCAATGCCGGTCTCGGCAACCTCGGCGTCTCGGTGATGCAGTTCGCCGTGCCGCTGGTGATCGCGGCCAGCGTATTCGGTGCGCTCGGCGGGGCGGCGCAGCAGACTGCCGAGGGCGGCCAGCTGTGGCTGCAGAACGCGGGCTTCATCTGGGTGCCGTTCATCATGGCCTCGGCCCTGCTCGCCTGGTTCGGCATGAACGACATCGCCGATGCCAAGGCCAGCTTCGCGGAACAGGCGGTGATCTTCCAGCGCAAGCACAACTGGCTGATGTGCTGGCTCTACACTGGAACCTTCGGCAGCTTCATTGGCTTCTCGGCGGGCCTGCCGCTGCTGGCCAAGCACCAGTTCCCCGACATCGACGTGCTCAAGTTCGTCTTCCTGGGGCCGCTGGTGGGCGCGCTCAGCCGGGCCGCAACCGGATGGCTGTCCGATCGTTGGGGCGGCGGCCGCGTGACCTTCTGGGTCTTCGTCGGCATGATGCTGGCGGTGGTCGGCATCGTCTACTTCATCGAAGCGGGCAATTGGTGGGGCTTCCTCGGAATGTTCATCGCCATGTTCTTCCTGACCGGCGTGGGCAATGCGTCGACCTTCCAGATGATCCCGATCATCATGCGACAGGAAGTGCCCCGGCTGATGCCGCATCTCGATGCTGCCCAGCGCACGCGCCAGGCGGAGAAGGAATCGGCGGCAATCGTCGGCTTTACCTCGGCCATCGCAGCCTACGGCGCCTTCTTCATCCCGAAGAGCTTCGGCACCTCGATCGAGGCCACCGGATCGCCGCTGACGGCCCTGTGGGGTTTCCTGATCTTCTACGGAAGCTGCGCGGCGCTGACCTGGTGGGCCTACACCCGCCGCGGCGGCCTGCTCCATGATATCGAACGCGGCAATGCGCCCGCGCCCATCTCCACCCCTCTAGCGCTGAAGGAGGCTTGAGATGAGCCAGCTTCTCGACCGTCTCACATTCTTCAAGCAGGCCAAGCAGCCGTTCTCCGAAGGCCATGGCGTCACCACCAACCAGAGCCGCGAGTGGGAAGACGGCTATCGCAAGCGCTGGCAGCACGACAAGGTGGTCCGCTCGACCCACGGCGTGAACTGCACCGGCTCGTGCTCGTGGAAGATCTACGTCAAGGGCGGGATCATCACCTGGGAAACGCAGCAGACCGACTATCCGCGCACCCGGCCCGACCTGCCCAATCACGAGCCCCGCGGCTGCCCGCGCGGCGCGAGCTACAGCTGGTACATCTATTCGGCGCAGCGGCTGAAATATCCGCTGGTGCGCTCGCGCCTGCTTAAGCTGTGGCGCGAGGCGCGGGCGGTGCGCACCCCCGTCGCGGCCTGGGCCTCGATCGTAGAGGATCCGGTCAAGCGCAAGAGCTACACCGCGATCCGCGGCCACGGCGGTTTCGTCCGCTCGACCTGGGACGAGGTGAATGAGATCATCGCCTCGGCCAATGCCTATACCGCCAAGACCTATGGCCCCGACCGGGTGATCGGCTTCAGCCCGATCCCCGCCATGTCGATGGTCAGCTACGCGGCGGGCTCGCGCTATCTCTCGCTGCTCGGCGGCACCTGCATGTCGTTCTACGACTGGTACTGCGACCTCCCGCCCTCGAGCCCGATGACCTGGGGCGAACAGACCGACGTTCCCGAAAGCGCCGACTGGTACAACTCCGGCTTCCTGATGATGTGGGGTTCGAATGTGCCGCAGACGCGGACGCCCGATGCCCACTTCATGACCGAAGCGCGCTATCGCGGGACCAAGGTCGCAGTGGTTAGCCCCGACTATGCCGAGGCGACCAAGTTCGCCGACCTGTGGCTCAACCCGAAGCAGGGGACCGACGCCGCGCTCGCCATGGCGATGGGCCATGTGATCCTGCGCGAGTTCCACCTCGACCGGCAGGCCGAGTATTTCGAGGACTACTGCCGCAAATATTCCGACTTCCCGATGCTGGTGCGGCTGGTTGCCAAGGACGGCGGCTATGTGCCTGACCGGCTGCTGCGCGCCTCCGACTTCGAAGGAGCGCTGGGCGAAGAGAACAATCCCGAATGGAAGACGGTCGCGATTGACGACACCAGCGGTGCGCCGGTTGCTCCGCTCGGCTCGGCGGGCTTTCGCTGGGGCGAGAAGGGCAAGTGGAACCTCGAGGAGAAGGACGGCAAGGGCAGCGACACCCGGCTGCGGCTGACCTCGATCATGGACGGCCAGCACGACGAGGTGGTCGAAGTCGGCTTCCCCTATTTCGGCAATCGCGAACACGACCATTTCGAGGGCACCGACCACCCCGACGTCCTCAATCGCCGCGTCCCCGCGCGCGAGGTCGAACTGGCGGATGGCAAGGCGCTGGTTGCGACCGTGTTCGACCTGTTCTGTGCCAACTACGGCCTCGATCGTGGTCTGGGCGGCGAGCATGTGGCGCGGGATTACGCCGAGAACGTCCCCTACACCCCCGCCTGGGCGGAGAAGATCACCGGCGTTCCGGCCGAGCAGATCGTCACCGTCGCGCGCGAATTCGCGGGCAATGCAGAGGCGACGAACGGCAAGTCGATGGTGATCCTCGGGGCCGGTCTCAACCACTGGTACCACATGGACATGAACTACCGCGGCATCATCAACCTCTTGGTGATGTGCGGGTGCGTGGGCCAGTCGGGCGGTGGCTGGTCGCATTATGTCGGGCAGGAGAAGCTGCGCCCGCAGACCGGTTGGCTGCCGCTCGCCTTCGCGCTCGACTGGGGCCGCCCGCCGCGCCAGATGAACTCGACCAGCTTCTTCTACGCGCACACCGACCAGTGGCGCTACGAGACGCTGGGCGTGGACGAGATCCTCTCGCCGACCGCGCCCGAGGGCGATTGGGACGCGAGCCTGATCGACTACAACGCGCGGGCGGAACGTATGGGCTGGTTGCCCAGCGCGCCGCAGCTCAAGACCAATCCGCTCGAAGTGGGGCGCAAGGCCAAGGAAGCGGGCGTCGAGGCCAAGGACTACGTCTCGGGGGCGCTGCAATCGGGCGAGCTCGAGATGTCGTGCTTCGACCCCGACGATCCGGCCAACTGGCCGCGCAACCTGTTCGTGTGGCGTTCGAACCTGCTCGGCTCCTCGGGCAAGGGACACGAGTATTTCCTCAAGCACCTGCTAGGCACGGCGCACGGCGTGCAGGGCAAGGACCTGGGCGAAATGGGTCACCAGAAGCCCAAGGAAGTCCGGTGGCACGACGATGCGCCGAAGGGGAAGCTCGACCTGCTCGTCACGCTCGACTTCCGCATGTCGACCACCTGCGTCTATTCGGACATCGTCCTGCCGACCGCGAGCTGGTACGAGAAGGACGATCTCAACACCTCCGACATGCATCCCTTCATCCACCCGCTGTCGGCGGCGGTCGACCCTGTATGGGAGTCGCGCAGCGACTGGGACATCTACAAGGGGATCGCGAAGAAGTTCTCCGAAGTCGCGCCCGAAGTGCTCGGCGTCGAGCAGGACGTGGTGCTGGTCCCGATCCAGCACGACACTGCAAACGAGATCGCCCAGCCCTTCGACGTGGCCGATTGGGGCCAGGGCCAGACCGTCCCGATCCCGGGCAAGACCATGGCCAATGTTGCCGTGGTCGAACGCGATTACCCCAATCTTTACAAGCGTTTCACCGCGCTCGGCCCGCTGATGGACAAGCTCGGCAATGGCGGCAAGGGGATCGCCTGGAACACCGAACATGAAGTCGCGAACCTGCGCGCGCTCAACGGCGTTGTGACCGAGGAAGGACCGACCAAGGGCATGGCGCAGATCGAAAGCGCGATCGATGCCTGCGAGGTGCTGCTGATGCTCGCGCCTGAGACCAATGGCGAAGTCGCGGTCAAGGCGTGGGAGGCGCTGTCGGCCAATACCGGGCGCGATCACTCGCATCTGGCGCGGCCCAAGGAAGAGGAAAAGATCCGCTTCCGCGACGTGCAGGCGCAGCCGCGCAAGATCATCTCCTCGCCCACCTGGTCGGGGCTCGAGAGCGAGCATGTCTGCTACAACGCCGGCTACACCAACGTCCACGAGCTGATCCCCTGGCGCACGCTGACCGGGCGCCAGCAGCTTTACCAGGACCACATGTGGATGCGGGCCTTCGGCGAGGCGCTGTGCGTCTATCGTCCGCCGATCGACACCAAGGCGGTCAAGCCGATGCTCGACGAGGCCAAGGATGCGCCGCATGTCGTGCTCAACTTCATCACCCCGCACCAGAAGTGGGGGATCCATTCGACCTATACCGACAATTTGCTGATGCTGACGCTGTCGCGCGGCGGGCCGATCGTGTGGATGAGCGAGACCGATGCCGCCAAGGCCGGGCTGGAGGACAACGACTGGGTCGAGGCCTTCAACGCCAATGGCGCGCTGGTCGCCCGCGTGGTCGTCTCGCAGCGCATGAAGGAAGGCACGCTCTTCATGTACCACGCACAGGAGAAGATCGTAAACGTCCCCGGCTCGCCGCTCACAGGCCAGCGCGGCGGCATCCACAACTCGGTCACCCGCGCCGTACTCAAGCCGACCCACATGATCGGCGGCTACGTCCAGCAGAGCTACGGCTTCAACTACTACGGCACGGTCGGTTCGAACCGCGACGAATACGTGATCGTCCGCAAGCTCCAGAAGGTCGACTGGCTCGAAGGGGCGCTTGCCGAAGGGGAGAATGCAGCATGAAGATCCGCGCCCAGATCGGCAAGGTGCTCAACCTCGACAAGTGCATCGGTTGCCACACCTGCTCGGTCACCTGCAAAAACGTGTGGACCAGCCGCGACGGCATGGAATACGCCTGGTTCAACAATGTCGAGACCAAGCCCGGCATCGGTTATCCCAAGGACTGGGAGAACCAGAAACGCTGGAACGGCGGGTGGGAACGCACCCCCGCCGGCTCGATCCGCCCAAAGATGGGCGGCAAGTGGCGGGTGCTGGCGAAGATTTTCGCCAACCCCGACCTGCCCGAGATCGACGACTATTACGAACCCTTCACCTTCGATTACGCGCATCTGCAGAAGGCGGGCGAGAGCAAGGCCTTCCCGACTGCGCGGCCGCGCTCGCTAATTTCGGGCGAGCGGATCGAGAAGATCAAGTGGGGGCCGAACTGGGAGGAAATTCTCGGCGGCGAATTCGCCAAGCGGTCTGAGGACTACAACTTCGAAGGGGTCCAGAAGGAGATCTACGGCCAGTTCGAAAACACCTTCATGATGTACCTGCCGCGGCTGTGCGAGCACTGCCTCAACCCGACCTGCGTCGCGGCCTGCCCCTCGGGCGCGATCTACAAGCGCGAGGAAGACGGCATCGTCCTGATCGACCAGGAATCCTGTCGCGGCTGGCGCATGTGCGTATCGGGCTGCCCCTACAAGAAGATTTATTACAACTGGAAAACCGGGAAGAGCGAGAAGTGCATCTTCTGCTACCCGCGCATCGAGGCCGGCCAGCCGACCGTGTGCTCGGAAACCTGCGTCGGGCGCATCCGCTACCTCGGCGTGATGCTCTATGATGCCGACCGGATCGAGGAAGCGGCGAGCGCGGAGAATATCGAGGACCTGTACCAGGCCCAGCTCGATATCTTCCTCGACCCCCATGATCCGGCCGTGATCGAACAGGCGCGCAAGGACGGCGTGCCCGAAGCCTGGCTCGAGGCTGCGCGCAACTCGCCGGTGTGGAAGATGGCGATGGAATGGAAGGTCGCCTTCCCGCTTCACCCTGAATACCGCACGCTGCCGATGGTCTGGTACGTGCCGCCGCTCTCGCCGATCAGCGCGGCGGCAAGCTCGGGCGACATCGCGGTCAACAACGGCATGCCCGACATCCGTTCGCTGCGGATCCCGCTCAAATACCTCGCCAACCTGCTCACCGCGGGCGACGAGGAGCCGATCGCGCAATGCCTCGAACGCATGCTCGCGATGCGCGGCTACATGCGTGCGAAGACGGTCGAGGGCGTGACCGACGCCAGCATCGCCGAGAATGTCGGCCTCACCGGCCTGCAGATCGAGGAGATGTACAAGGTCATGGCGCTTGCGGACTACGAAGACCGCTTCGTCATCCCCACCGGCCACCGCGAAGATGCTGAGGATATGTACGACGAACGCGGAGCCTGCGGCTTCTCCTTCGGCAACGGCTGTTCGGGCGGATCCAGCGACACCAACCTTTTCGGCGCGCCAGCGCGTAAGAAACTCCAGACTCCGACGGAGGTGTTCTGATGAAGAGCCTGCACCTGATCTCGCTGCTGCTGCAGTATCCGACCACCCAGCTCGTTGACGTGCTTGATGAGCTGCGCGACCGGCTGGCCGCCGATCCGGCGCTTCCGCCCGGCACCACCGAGCGACTGGCGCCGCTGATCGACCGGCTCGCGGCGAGCGATATCTACGATGCGCAGGAAGCCTATGTCGAGCTGTTCGACCGCGGCCGGGCGCACAGCCTGCACCTGTTCGAGCATGTCCACGGCGAAAGTCGCGACCGCGGGCAGGCGATGGTCGACCTGCGGCGGCGCTATCTCGAGGCCGGGCTCGATCCGGTGGCGAAGGAACTGCCCGACTACTTGCCGCTGTTCCTCGACTATTGCTCGACCTTGCCGGAGTCAGAAGCGCGCGACACGCTGGCAGAGCCCGGTCTGGTGCTGGTCGCGCTGGCTGCGCGCCTTGCCGAGAAGCAATCCGACTATGCCCCGCTCTTCGCGCTGCTGTGCGACATCGCCGGGATCGAGATGGACGCGGAAGCGGCAAGTTCGATGCCGCCGCCCGAGGATCCGGAGACGCTGGAGGAACTCGATGCGCAATGGGAGGAGAAGGAAATCCGTTTCTCCGCCGAGGCTGCGCCCGATCCCAACGCTGCGTGCCCTCAGGTGAGCGCGATGCTCGAACGGATGCGCGATCCATCCCTGGCCGCGACCGACAGGAGGAATTGAGCCATGAACACCTATCTCAACCACCTGCTCTTCGGCATCTATCCCTACATCGCACTGGCGACGCTGGCGGTCGGCTCGATCATCCGCTTCGATCGCGAGCCTTACAGCTGGCGATCCGGTTCGAGCCAGCTCCTGCGCCGCAAGCAGCTGATGTGGGGTTCGGTGCTGTTCCATGCCGGCGTGCTGTTCGTGCTGTTCGGCCACATCGTCGGCCTGCTGGTGCCGATCTGGGTGTTCGACTCGCTGGCGGTGAAGCACGAATGGAAGCAGGCGCTGGCGGTCTACGGTGGCGGTTTTGCTGGCACTATCGCCTTCATCGGCGCCTCGATGTTGCTCCACCGGCGGTTGTTCGACCCACGCATCCGCGCCAATTCGACCTTCGCCGACACCGGCATCCTGGCGCTGCTTTGGATCCAGCTTGCGCTTGGCCTTGCCACCGTGCCGCTGTCGCTCGGCCATATGGATGGCGAGCAGATGGTGCGCTTCATGGCGTGGGCGAATGGCATCTTCACCTTCAACCCCACGGCTTCGTTGTGGCTCGACGGTTCGCACTGGATCTTCCGGACCCATATCTTCCTGGGTCTGACGATCTTCCTGCTGTTCCCCTTCACCCGGCTGGTGCACATGCTCTCCGCGCCCGTCCGTTACCTGTGGCGGGGCGGCTACCAGGTGGTCCGCTCGCGCAAGGCGATCGGCCATGGCTGATGTGATCGAACGCGAGGCCGTGACGGTCGGCGGTGTCGAGATCTCACCCGCCGCCATCGCTGCCGAGGCGCAAAACCATCCGGCCGGAGACGCCGAGGAAGCGTGGCAATCGGCGGCCGAGGCCCTGGCGATCAAGCACATGCTGCTCGCCGAGGCCGAACGGTTGGGGATCGAGGCGGGCGAGATCGAGGATGCCGCGGGTCGCAAGCTCGCCGGCGATGATGCCAGGATCGAAGCCCTGTTGGCGCAGGAGAT
This region of Altererythrobacter sp. CAU 1644 genomic DNA includes:
- a CDS encoding nitrate/nitrite transporter; the protein is MSPREIASAGEQNRALGLSTFAFTICFAVWTIFAIIGIEIKEELGLSDTQFGLLVGTPILTGSLTRLFLGVWTDQYGGRIVFPLTMLASAAATFLLSYASSYSVMLLAALGLGVAGGTFAVGVAYVSKWYPQEKQGSALGFFGMGNVGAALTKFVAPWVMVALGWQAVAQIWAGVAAVVAVVFYLFAKDDPEFAARKISGAKPMTLKQQLEPLKNEQVWRFSLYYFFVFGAFVALALWLPKYMVGLYDLDVKTAGMLAAAFSLSASIFRAYGGILSDRYGARKVMYATFGVSLVLLFMLSYPATDYVIHGIEGDIVFSTSMSLVPFVITIFVLGFFMSLGKAAVYKHIPVYYPGHVGSVGGLVGLVGGLGGFILPIVFGAVSDLTGIWTSCFMVLFALVAVALGWMHFAIRQMEQKAAGIDTRSLPEFPEMAELHDETKDVVATPSKVLTEWAPEDPGFWESTGERIARRNLYISIPALLLAFCVWMVWSVVVAKLPSIGFDYTTNQLFWLAALPGLSGATLRIFYSFMVPIFGGRLWTTLSTASLLIPAFGIGYAVQNPDTPYFIFLVLALLCGLGGGNFASSMANISFFFPKAQKGNALALNAGLGNLGVSVMQFAVPLVIAASVFGALGGAAQQTAEGGQLWLQNAGFIWVPFIMASALLAWFGMNDIADAKASFAEQAVIFQRKHNWLMCWLYTGTFGSFIGFSAGLPLLAKHQFPDIDVLKFVFLGPLVGALSRAATGWLSDRWGGGRVTFWVFVGMMLAVVGIVYFIEAGNWWGFLGMFIAMFFLTGVGNASTFQMIPIIMRQEVPRLMPHLDAAQRTRQAEKESAAIVGFTSAIAAYGAFFIPKSFGTSIEATGSPLTALWGFLIFYGSCAALTWWAYTRRGGLLHDIERGNAPAPISTPLALKEA
- a CDS encoding nitrate reductase subunit alpha — protein: MSQLLDRLTFFKQAKQPFSEGHGVTTNQSREWEDGYRKRWQHDKVVRSTHGVNCTGSCSWKIYVKGGIITWETQQTDYPRTRPDLPNHEPRGCPRGASYSWYIYSAQRLKYPLVRSRLLKLWREARAVRTPVAAWASIVEDPVKRKSYTAIRGHGGFVRSTWDEVNEIIASANAYTAKTYGPDRVIGFSPIPAMSMVSYAAGSRYLSLLGGTCMSFYDWYCDLPPSSPMTWGEQTDVPESADWYNSGFLMMWGSNVPQTRTPDAHFMTEARYRGTKVAVVSPDYAEATKFADLWLNPKQGTDAALAMAMGHVILREFHLDRQAEYFEDYCRKYSDFPMLVRLVAKDGGYVPDRLLRASDFEGALGEENNPEWKTVAIDDTSGAPVAPLGSAGFRWGEKGKWNLEEKDGKGSDTRLRLTSIMDGQHDEVVEVGFPYFGNREHDHFEGTDHPDVLNRRVPAREVELADGKALVATVFDLFCANYGLDRGLGGEHVARDYAENVPYTPAWAEKITGVPAEQIVTVAREFAGNAEATNGKSMVILGAGLNHWYHMDMNYRGIINLLVMCGCVGQSGGGWSHYVGQEKLRPQTGWLPLAFALDWGRPPRQMNSTSFFYAHTDQWRYETLGVDEILSPTAPEGDWDASLIDYNARAERMGWLPSAPQLKTNPLEVGRKAKEAGVEAKDYVSGALQSGELEMSCFDPDDPANWPRNLFVWRSNLLGSSGKGHEYFLKHLLGTAHGVQGKDLGEMGHQKPKEVRWHDDAPKGKLDLLVTLDFRMSTTCVYSDIVLPTASWYEKDDLNTSDMHPFIHPLSAAVDPVWESRSDWDIYKGIAKKFSEVAPEVLGVEQDVVLVPIQHDTANEIAQPFDVADWGQGQTVPIPGKTMANVAVVERDYPNLYKRFTALGPLMDKLGNGGKGIAWNTEHEVANLRALNGVVTEEGPTKGMAQIESAIDACEVLLMLAPETNGEVAVKAWEALSANTGRDHSHLARPKEEEKIRFRDVQAQPRKIISSPTWSGLESEHVCYNAGYTNVHELIPWRTLTGRQQLYQDHMWMRAFGEALCVYRPPIDTKAVKPMLDEAKDAPHVVLNFITPHQKWGIHSTYTDNLLMLTLSRGGPIVWMSETDAAKAGLEDNDWVEAFNANGALVARVVVSQRMKEGTLFMYHAQEKIVNVPGSPLTGQRGGIHNSVTRAVLKPTHMIGGYVQQSYGFNYYGTVGSNRDEYVIVRKLQKVDWLEGALAEGENAA
- the narH gene encoding nitrate reductase subunit beta, which codes for MKIRAQIGKVLNLDKCIGCHTCSVTCKNVWTSRDGMEYAWFNNVETKPGIGYPKDWENQKRWNGGWERTPAGSIRPKMGGKWRVLAKIFANPDLPEIDDYYEPFTFDYAHLQKAGESKAFPTARPRSLISGERIEKIKWGPNWEEILGGEFAKRSEDYNFEGVQKEIYGQFENTFMMYLPRLCEHCLNPTCVAACPSGAIYKREEDGIVLIDQESCRGWRMCVSGCPYKKIYYNWKTGKSEKCIFCYPRIEAGQPTVCSETCVGRIRYLGVMLYDADRIEEAASAENIEDLYQAQLDIFLDPHDPAVIEQARKDGVPEAWLEAARNSPVWKMAMEWKVAFPLHPEYRTLPMVWYVPPLSPISAAASSGDIAVNNGMPDIRSLRIPLKYLANLLTAGDEEPIAQCLERMLAMRGYMRAKTVEGVTDASIAENVGLTGLQIEEMYKVMALADYEDRFVIPTGHREDAEDMYDERGACGFSFGNGCSGGSSDTNLFGAPARKKLQTPTEVF
- the narJ gene encoding nitrate reductase molybdenum cofactor assembly chaperone → MKSLHLISLLLQYPTTQLVDVLDELRDRLAADPALPPGTTERLAPLIDRLAASDIYDAQEAYVELFDRGRAHSLHLFEHVHGESRDRGQAMVDLRRRYLEAGLDPVAKELPDYLPLFLDYCSTLPESEARDTLAEPGLVLVALAARLAEKQSDYAPLFALLCDIAGIEMDAEAASSMPPPEDPETLEELDAQWEEKEIRFSAEAAPDPNAACPQVSAMLERMRDPSLAATDRRN
- the narI gene encoding respiratory nitrate reductase subunit gamma, yielding MNTYLNHLLFGIYPYIALATLAVGSIIRFDREPYSWRSGSSQLLRRKQLMWGSVLFHAGVLFVLFGHIVGLLVPIWVFDSLAVKHEWKQALAVYGGGFAGTIAFIGASMLLHRRLFDPRIRANSTFADTGILALLWIQLALGLATVPLSLGHMDGEQMVRFMAWANGIFTFNPTASLWLDGSHWIFRTHIFLGLTIFLLFPFTRLVHMLSAPVRYLWRGGYQVVRSRKAIGHG